CTGAGAGAAGCGAATGTGCGCCAAGGAAATAAAGCATCTGGAAGAACTGGTATCGCTCTGCATTTGATAATGCAAGTAATTTGTTGGATTAACATTCTCTGCACACCATTGCTTTAACCATGATGAGTAAAAGTGCTCTTAAATGTCCTCAATCCAAATCGTATTGTTGACGTCGAGTACAGTATCATCTGTCCTTTATGTATTTGAAAGTTCTGCAAGGAAAATTAGCCCTGTTTGATTTCTATtatgtcattttcttctctttttggttcGATTTATGTATCGAAATTGGGGTATAAAAGCTTATAAGCCATGAAAATCTGGGTGTCTCCTGGCCACTTGAGTGGTTCCGTGGCGGCTTTAATAATCGGTGCATCATCGCATTGGCCACATGTGCACTTGGGCGAGTACTAATTATCACCTTCCCGGGTTCATTTGTTGGTCCATAGATTATGAACACGTCCTTGAATAAATGCACAAGCGTCTAGTCAATTGAATTATGGTTGATGAATGCAACTATTCTCCACAATGGTCCAGAGCACATTAATGAGTTAGTTGCATAAGAGATGTATCCTAGTTCATGCAGAAAATCTGTATGCCTACATGTCGCCGACTCTCTCTTAAAAAAATCCATCCAATCGAGAGAGAATAAAGCTCAAATATTCATACATAAGATTTGCGTTTTTGGAGGTCGATACTGTGACAGGAGGGTCGCCTTTTGTATGCCTCGCAAGATATACTTGCAATATGACATACTTGACATGAGTTAGTCAGTTGCTGTCACTAACATATCCACTTCACCAgagcaaagagagaaaaacaataTCATATTCGTCCAAATGAGCAAATTGGAAACGATGCCACCACCTTAACATCtgtaaattacaaaatcaatgtTTAAGAAGAACAATACTTTTAGTTTTGAGCGTCTGCTAAGAAAAACCGGTACAGACTGTGCGCTAGGCTGTTGATTTTTGGCTATAAGCCAGAAATTGCATGCTACCTTGGTCCGAACTTCCACATGAATACATTGGCAGATAGATCAAAAGTTAGGTTTTTTCAGAACGACGACAGTGTTCCAGCTTTCTCGCGAATGCATTTCACTCTGCTTCCAGCAGCAACCGCAAAAGGAGTATGTACATATCCTCAAGTGTGCTTTGCAAATGCATTACCCCATTGTATGCCAGATAGAGGCGCAGAAAAACGGAATCAGTTGTTACTTTCAGATGACTTCTTGAGAAAATCTCATCATTAATCTTTGATGGCCTTGACGTTGCATCGTGAATCACTGCACCAGTACAATGTGAAGGACAGGTTCACAACAGATGTTCTTGTTGAAACTGGATATAAAAAGGACAGGTCACTCTTAGGttcaagacaaaaagaaagataagaaacTCTCTCAATACTACAAGTTAGAGAACCATTTGTTCAGGAGCTCAGCTTAAATTTTATCTTATGATGCAGAGAAAATGAACCTTTATGAGGGAATCAGTCTACATAATGCACTAGAGAGTCAGATTTTAAGTGCATAATCAAGAGATAATGTCGGTTTAATTGGATACCGCATGAAGTTTTGTTTCAAGTTATATCACAGAAATTCATAATAGCAAGTGAATAAAGTACAGAAGCTGGTGCTTcatgttaaaataaaaatcacaccACTGATAGATACATACATTCATACATTAGGAGACAGAATATAGTAACCAAACCAAACTAAACTGTCAAATGATTATTAGCATTTAGCAATCCTCTTGCTAATAGCCAGTCACAACACCATACAACCATACAACATGTTTTACTCTTCCTGCGATGGCCAAAGGAAAGCCCCCATGGCAAACTTCCTCTTATGGTTGACATCACCAGACACAGGCAAACCATACTCATTCAGGAGGCAATCCAACTTCCACTCGGGCATATTCTTGCAGTCTTTCTTCTTGTACCTAGGGTAGTGCAGCAGCATTTGGAATGAGGACTGGTTATTAGTGTTCTTATCCATATGTTTCCCATAAGGCCACCCCCCGAGCACAGATAAAGCGGCATTTGCTAGACTAGTCCCTGCCATCGATATCTTCTTGCTTTGCACTATTTCTTGTTGCATATGGGACTCCGATTTGCCCTTTCAGAGGCATCCACTAGGAAGgaggttagagagagaaagagcgagaACACTGGAGCCGGTACTGGATAGGGTAACATTAATGTCATGAAAGCGAACATTTAGAGAATGGTGGTGGGGTTTGTTAGAATTGTGGTACACGACTCTGCATTCATGCAGTGCACTGTACTTGTAGGGAGAGGTACTTTTCAGAGTATGAAAGTAAATGCATACGTGGATTGAATGGTTAGGAAACTAGGATGATCTTGAGATACACGTAGTCATGACTGTTCACCGATTATCTCGATCTTTCTGTGACAGGATGTGATGTTCCCAGCTAGATCCAGATTTATCTACTAGAGTGGTGCATTGTACTCCTAGGGAAAGGTGCCTTTCGGAGTAAATGCATATGTGGATTGAATGGTTAGGAAACTAGGATGATCTTGAGATACACATAGTCAAAACTGTTTGCAGATTATCTCAATCTTTCTGTGAGAGGATGTGATGTTCCCAGTTAGATCCAGATTTATCCACTAGAGTAGCATAAACTTTTGAGCTCAAGAGTAGAGGCTATACAGGAATTTTAGGTGAAAACAAGACTCTGCTACCTAAAGCAATGCATATCAAATGTGATGTTCTAGGCCTAGTAGTTAATGAACATGAATCGTATACATATTCGCATTAAGTTGCTTCCTCTGACTGCATGATCTGAATTCTTCTTAAGTCAAATACCTCGGCTAACACGATGGTGATGATTCCGGTACTTGTCCACATCGAGTAATTGGATTTATGTTTGCTGATTGTCTTTTCCGAAAGTCATATCGGGCTTCCATGGACACCGTATCACCACAAGAAACTCAAACATCACTGTCTATTAATTGCAATATCATGTCCACTTGCCTTATCTATGCATGAGCGGATAACTACATCGGCAATCTGAGTCCAGTCGGTTATTTCCATTTTCACTTCCCTTCCAAGATCCTCTGGCACTAGCAGAACCTACTCCAGGTGGAAAGAAGCAGAGTTACATCTGTGAGATTTTATGTTCCTTATTACATAACCAAAGTGATCTCTCCTTCTAAACATGGGTCTAGTCACTACCACTTATGTCCATTTGATTGCCCTGTCAAAAACATTGATAAGAGTTAACTCTCGAATGCCTCGCTTCTGGATAAACCTGTGAATTGACATCTTATTGAAGGACCTTCTCCActagttcaatatttttctgtgTCAAGATTCAATTAGATTCAGACACGAGTGAATGTCACCCTTGCGTTCGGACAATGTCCTCCCTCTAGAGCAGCTCCACTTAGTCCTCTAATGGACTGCCATTTTTATCCAGAGAAACAAGAGagattttctttcaaagaaagaGCATAAACTTTCATACCAGGACATCACTAACTAAGCAAGCGCTCTCAATCTCAGCATCCCCTGCTTTACTGAGATAAGTGAACATGCTCCAAGGAAATAAAGCATCCGGAAGAACTGGTATCACTCTGCATTCATTTCTGCGAGTAAATTGTTGAATTAGCATTCCATGCACACCATTGCTTTAAAAGCTTCTAACAACAAAAAATGCCACATTAAAATCATCCAGAGGACTTGAAAATGTGCTTTGCAATTGCCTCATAGTTACCACGTGCAGTGGTAATTGACTAAGACGTATTTTCAGTCACATAACAATATGAACAAATCGCAAATGATGTCTCCTTTTCTTCAGTCACTTGACAGACAAACATATAGCTGTCATACCAGCAATATATAGAACAGATGCTGACCAAAGTCGATTATGGACT
This sequence is a window from Rhodamnia argentea isolate NSW1041297 chromosome 3, ASM2092103v1, whole genome shotgun sequence. Protein-coding genes within it:
- the LOC125314302 gene encoding uncharacterized protein LOC125314302, with translation MWTSTGIITIVLAEGKSESHMQQEIVQSKKISMAGTSLANAALSVLGGWPYGKHMDKNTNNQSSFQMLLHYPRYKKKDCKNMPEWKLDCLLNEYGLPVSGDVNHKRKFAMGAFLWPSQEE